The genomic window cttccctttatgcgatttcaaacatGATATTGAAATCaccctccttcattttgaaaatgatgacaggggaagtgtcactcctgacgtcacgagtttgacccggcggtaatactaagcatgcgctaattattttgcgaagcgagtttgacccggcagtaattcaaggcaggcgcatactatatgcccggcggcaattcaagggaatacggtagcccaggggtcggcgacccaaaacgttgaaagagccatattggaccaaaaatacaaaaaacaaatccgtctgcagccgcaaaaaatgaaaagcgttataagtgttataatgaatgcaacacatgactaagtgtctataatagctataaaagcctactatcaaaaagactaTGTGTCataggctgaagcaaatcttctttgacagaaatgttgaaatgttaaatttattctacacatttttacattagaaaccaataataaatcagaggctactcaggtGAAAATaattggcttttaatggccaaaggtatagatgtgtgtccaagttaaggctgacttcttttaatagatgcattaacaatctttggcaagctaggtaatgtttgctgtagtctggagcaacatggcacacaaacaactatcagaaatgcagccaatattacatattaCAATGTGACATGCAAGACTAAATTATGTATAAAggggataaaagtaaaggatctcaaatatatctacaaatgaggcataatgatgcaatatgtacattattAGCCTTAATagaatgttagcattgattagcttacagtcatgcactgacaaaatatgcctgattagcactccaacaagtcaataacttcaacaaagcgcacctttgtgcattcacgcacagtataaaacgtttggtggacaaaatgagacaaggaaggagtggaagattttacatgcaaACTAACTTTTTTCTCCCAGTTCACACTATGATGAGTTCAATaactgccgaaattagtaggacaaaacgatgttcaccaaatattctcatcagtgaagcatacacacaaacttaTTAAACATTCGGCGTTCTAACAGATGGAAAGGTTTGTGTCAGGttggtcctcaaacaaaaaaagtattttttccccatctttttcatttttcaatccttttttaaaaatgctccaggaagCCACTATGGTGGCTCAAGAGCTGCAGGTTGCTGACTCCCGGGTATACACAAACAAACTGTATTCCATTTTAGGTTAATCAAGGtttatactgtttttgttttggtttgtaaaagaaaaaatgctaaaaataacCACAATATATCAAGGTTTTTTAACCTAACTTTATAGCTATGGTTATTTTGTTCGAGGAAACCATTACTGTTGATGCGCATGCTCAGTAGCGTTGGGCAGCAAATTCTGTATGGATAGCAAAGTTTTCCTGAACACCTGTAGTCAACATCACTGCCCAAAAGGCATGTctgacgttaaaaaaaaaatctattgcaAAGTTTTGAATAATTAGTTGGAACATCCCCTTCTCTTGTGTGTCAATCCACCCTACTTGTTCTAGACCAGGGGCGTCAAACCTATGTCCCATGGTCCAGATCaggcccacaaacaggttttatccggcccacgggatgagtttgctaagtataaaaatgagccgaaattattgaatgaaagaaaccgctgttctaaatgtgtccactagaggtcGTAATAGCAATTCCTTCTATCTGTGTATgttatgccaaaaaaaaaaaattaccacgATGTTAGtccaccagtcaaggaaaattagCAAATTACATAAAACAACATCCTGTAAATTGATTTTgggattatttttttatgtaatatgTAGGCTCTTCAGTGCCACCGTAGTGGCTCCCTAGAgcaattttaaaaaaggattgaaaatggaaaataatggggaaaaatactttttttgtttgaggaccaaCATAACATAAACCTTCCCAATGGTTAGAacgcccactgtttaatatttttgtgtgtatgctCAGTAGCGATGGGCAGCAAATTTGTATGGATAGCAAAGTTTTCCAGAGCACCTGTAGTCAACATCACTGCCCAAAAGACAGATCTGacgttaaaaaaaatctattgcaAAGTTTTGAATAGTTAGTTTGAACATCCCCTaagacatcgagaggagccagaagaggtggttcgggcatctgattaGGCCtctttagggaggtgtttagggcacgtccgactggtaggaggccacggggaagacccaggacacgttggaagactatgtctcccggcttgggatcccccgggaagagctggacgaagtggctgcggagagggaagtctgggcttccctgcttaggctgctgcccccgtgacccgacctaggaatagcggaagaagatggatggatggaggatttttttatcttgatagattgaaaattaacaccaactagttgaccgatgaacattatttcataatttactcagaaagtataaataacgacgaaTAAAGATAGactactattaactgcaacatgtaagtgtaaaaacaccacaacaacattatgatttttacattttcagaatgtgcattatgtatttttaaacaatctgaatttgtcttcatttttaagttatcgtgccgtgattttaccagtccggctcacttgggagtagattttcctgCATGTGGACCTCgatataaaatgagtttgatacccctaGACTcttcatatttttaaatgtaaaaacaaaattaaTGTACTGTACACAAAATAAGGTTATTTATGAGTAAACTTTATTCACATAAATATTGTGCGTTTAAAATATCAAAGCCATTTGGAATAGCTTGATAAATTCCTATACTGACAGGAAGACGTGTTTAATGTGCAAAAACCTCAAATGCAGCTGATGATAATGCATGAATAGTATATATTAGCCACATGAGTGCTTCTTATTGGACAATGCAGGGAAGAATGTGCGCATGTTGTCCTTGTTGAATGTCAGTCAAACTTGAGCagcctcttcctcttcctttacctgtggggagaaaaaaaaacaagtataacTTTTTCACCACCATTTTCCACCTGTACATCATCCTTTCATCAACTGGTTATACCATAAAAATGAGGTTTGTCACAAACAACACCGACCTGTTCAACCGATTCAACCTCGGGGACGTAAAACTGCAACATGTTTTGGattccactttttaatgtgaTAATGGAGCTGGGACAACTGGTGCAGGATCCCTGCAGCTTCAGTTTAACCACGCCGTCCTCAAAACCTCGAAACACAACATCGCCCCCGTCCTCCTGCACAGTGGGCCTAAAGGAAGCAGAAATGTGACAAAATGCAACAATACCAAGAGAAAGATGGATGTTGAAGTGTTTAAGAACCTCCTCATTACCTTATTCGAGTGTCAAGCAGTTCTTTGATCATCGCAACTACCTCATCGTCGTCATCTGATGGTGCTGAAAAGAGATAAACAATTCCCTCATGAATACCTGGCAATAGTTCTGGACAATTAATTGGATTTCGATTTGAACTTCTTACAATTacattataattaaaaaatatatatcaatggGCAGTGCAATGTGCATGAAAATTCCTGCGCTTATAACGTTGAAATGAATGAGTCAGCGTTTGAATGGAAACAAGACCCTGTCTACTCGATGTTTGGGATCTCACCATGGttgttactttttatttgacacaacgCTAGTATGCCTCACCAGTAAtcactaaactcaacaaaaaagtaAGGCTTTTCCGCGTTAACGGAGTCTCAGAATTGGCCTATAAAACAGGATTCGCTGTTAAACGCAGACAATCCCGGTAATTGACATACATGTGAGTGAAATGCTGTCGTTGTGAggagaaggaacatttgtttgggaaattTTCCGGCACCGctcattcatccccgaaaaacgTTCTAAACTCAACAATCACAATATCAAGACGACCACTTGAAACAGCAACTAAACTAAAAGCTATAGATTTCAAAAAGTAccttgcacatgcaaaatgtacttaaagcacttattgatacatttataaaaaaatactaTGCTTTGACTTCAAATATTAGTCATAAGTGTCCAAAAATATatagcacaaataaatgtgaggattttgttgcattttgttaAATTGTATTAATGACCCAAAAACAAACACTCTATGGTGGTAAAATATGTGCAAAAGGCAACaacggaattaaaaaaaattaaaacgtaAAAACtgaatattattgttttattatgttgctGTTGTATTTTTATGGTATTGGTATTTTACCTGTTGTTTATTTGttgttactaggggtgtaacagtacgtgtatttgtattgaaccgtttcggtacgggggtttcggttcggttcggaggtgtatcgaacgagtttccacgtggccatattaggtagcgcaccgcacgttgtgtaaacaatgcagagcgaggcaggctagcagcgaccgggctaggacaacatgcatgtaaaagccagagctggaagaccctcctggctcgttaagatctcccatttgggaacactttggctgcttgatacaacaatggaggactgaGGTTtaccgacattgttcagcagcagtagggtatgcttctgccaacgcgtcaccaccgcattcaaccgagtcaggcagggctgaagcaataacaaatgtttttatagcagccaagttagccaggctgggggggggaatatgtactgtactgtgcaatctactaataacagtctcaatcaatcaatcaatcaatcaaaaaaagcactttatatgtagaaaggttttgttaagaaaccattctgagccttatcttatttcgtttttattttacatatgttgaccacattaaccctggcaatggaccctgtgtgtatatgtatgttatgccattgtttacaaatttggtaaagaaacaacccaaaaatttatattttgttgttttcttactgtaccgaaaatgaactgaaccgtgacctttaAACTGAGGTATGTACTGAAACAAAATTTTTGCGTACCGTTTCACCCCTAGTTGTTACCAATttatatttgttgttatttaaattatatttaatgtTGGGTTTTGGTTGGTAcataaatactcatgttttcaaatgaatgaataatgTTATTAATCGTGATTTCAAAATTGTTGGAAATAATCGTGaatattatttttgccataattggCAATACTGTTTACATTTAGACATGCACGTCTTACCTGTATCTTCACTTGGTTTAGCATCTTCATTGACGACAGGAAGCCCAGAGGTGAAAAAGTCCATAATTGCAGCAAATACATCCGGTTTGATTACTTTCCATTCCAGATTTGCATCAGTCTAAAAAATTAAGGGGGAGAAAGCCagtatttaccattttttttacactgtgtatgtgtttcaCATGACCCTGCTGTACCTTGGTTATGGTGatgaagtcgggacccaggaaaaCACTCTTTACACCATCAATTCTAAATAGCTGTCTGCAGACAATGCCAAACAGTTAGGTTCTGTTTAGGTTAAAATTGGGGAGTCAAGCAAGTCATGCAATTTGGAAATTTAATCAGCAGTTCAGTTTTTTGGTACACTTTTGACagtatttttatagtttttgcagTAGTAAAAGTAGGAAAATGTAACTTCAATTTGAATGACATACAAAGATGCTATGACGTTCAGTAGTACTTACAGTAGTACTTActtacttatttttacacttgtgggACTGGTAAAAATGTGCAaagtgtatttgttttattttggtcataaaagtaattgttttattaacttttttttaaacttttatgacaGGTAACGATGTTACATTGTGTTACGAGTTAGGGTGCACAAAAAATCGTATTCATTCCAATTCTAAATccattcatcattttcaaaaacggatcaaaaaaacaaaataataaatatttttttaaaacaataacaatcattttttaataatatttttttaaagatgtcttaggccatctccatgcaaccagagtaagtttttttaattttttttttttaatctgtaacCTGATTTGAAAAAGCTTCACAATAAAAATTATACCAAATATTACATTGCAAGAACCGCATAGAATCGAGAATCCTGTTGAATCggcgaatcgattctgaatcgaatcatccCCCCAGGAATCCGAATGAATCGTTAGGTGCACGCCTAAAGACGAAATATTATTGGTctctgtcaacatttttgtcCCGTTTTTATTAGCTGACtaaattgtaaaatattttttagaattttttcatCAACATGCATTGGGTGTGATTCGTTATCATcccattttagaagaaaaagaaaaaaaggttgttgacaataacttagacaaacatttttagtcaacaTAATTACACTGatctaaaaaaaaactgtatacgCGTGACCAAACACAACTGAATATACTTTTTTGCCTCCATTTTCATGTGATCCGTGCGTAAAGATTTCTGAAGATGTCAGTCCTCATTGTGTCATgtctaaaattattttttgtgtaGGGCTCAAAAGACAATTTAGCCAGGCAAGCGGGTAATGTAGTATCCCTGCTTTTACTGTGAAAGTAAAAACTTCTGGTGTTAGTTTTTTCGTTTCTGTTTACTAAGGATTCAAAGTTTTGGTTtctgaaataaaaaatgtaaatctaacagtatttgcatatgttgtgtttgcTCTTTGACACCAACAAAGAAAAACGCtttgtttttcatttatattttttgtcttttaaaataaaattcaaatgtcCCAGTTTTTCAATATCCATtcattaaacaaaaataaatgactAAAACATACACTTACCAAACTGGTTTACAATCACATATTCGAGATATGTTAATCTCAtcattaaaaagtaaaacaatctTATACAATACATAATCCTGGAGACAGAAAAAGCTGCATGCTTAAACTTTATCAAGGtttttacatgtgtttaaaagagaaaaacaaTCTACCAAATTAGgtaaataatttgtttttttaatgcaagtAAACATATGTATGTGGGGCTTGACCATACATTTAGAGTGTGGTGGGGGCCCTTTAGGagtacaacaataataataataaatcaggtTTAGGGGACCACAACGCCTTGGACTGGCCCTGCCTGCTGCGTTATACCAACAACAtatatgttattaaaaagtaaacCATTATCTCAGATTATctttaagaaacaacatacctgGCTAAAGGTGATGTGTATGCATCACGTGGACCATCAAAATTCATCGTCCCGGACTCCATAACGATGCGTCCGGGCAGAAACTTGAGGCTGTTTGGGTTTGGTGTGTCCTGCGTCTGCACGAACATGCTCCTTTCTGAGAAGACACATTGCACAGTAAACAACATGCCATCGCTCTCGTAACAGAAAGCATGGCAGACGCACATACACCAGGCCATTGTCGGGGATACACACCAGGGACAACCCAGTGGGGGTTTTGAGGAAATCTGCTCTTGACTACGGTGTCTTGTGAAAGCCAGTGAAAACCACCACTCTGTAGTCCACTGCCAGTAAGATACAATCATTGTTAATAAAGTGAAACTTCAAACATACTGTACACAGTCCCAAATACATACataatgttaatattcagtgcatctggaaagtattcacagagcttcactttttccacattttgttatgttaaagCTTTACtccaaaatgaaaaaaacaaacagttttGTCTTCAAAATTCTATACACTCATCCacccatccactttctaccgcttgtcctattCGAGGTCACGGAGGTgccggagcctatttcagctgcataccccataatgacaatgggaatttttttttttttgaacatttttgctcCATACTTGGTTGATGCCCATTTGGCaggaattacagcctcaagtcttttttgaatatgatgctaAAAGCTTGGCatgcctatctttgggcagttttgttAATTTCTCTTTGCGGCAAACTTCCATCAGGTTGGATTGGAAGCGTCGGTGGACAGCCATTTTTAGATCGGATTCAAGTCTCGGCTTTGGCTGCACTCAAGGACATTCAGAGTTGTCCTGAAACCCATTCCTGTAATATCTTGGTTGTGTGCTTAGGGTTGCCTGAAAGATTAACCGCCTTTCTAGTCGGAGTTTAAGAGTGCTCTGAAGAaggttttcatccagaatgttTCTGTACATTGCGGATTCATCTTTTTCTCTATTCTGGTTAGTTTCCCAGTTCCTGCCAATGAAAAACATCCCccgcagcatgatgctgccaccaccatgcctCACTGTAGGGATGGCATTGGCCTGGAattgagcggtgcctggtttcctctaaacatgatgcctggcagtCACGCCAAAGATTTCATACATTGTCttgtcagaccagagaattttgtttccTATGATTTGAGAGTATTTCAGGTGCATTTCAGCAAACTTTTTACTAAGTAATGTCTTCCGTCTGGACATAGCATATAGACCTGATTGGTGGATCGGTGAAAAGTTGGTTTTCCTTCTGGagagttctcctctctccacagaggactGCTGTAGCTCTGACAAGAGTGATCATTTGGTACTTGGTCACCTCCTTGACTATGACACTTCTCCCCGATCGCTCAGTTTAGATGGCCGACCAGCTCTTGAaagagtcctggtggttccaaacATCTTTATTTACAGATGCTGGAAACCGATGTGCTCTTTGGGACCTTAGAGGTATTAGATATCTTTTTGTACCCTTCCTCAGATTTGTGCCACCAGACAATCCAGTCGGGCTGGGTAATAGGGCCGAAAATTATATCACAATATacagtaatttttttaaattaatcgaTAGATAATTATTGACAAGTTTTTTTTActagtgttatgagagtagcgtatgtgctCCTCTAAGAATggcagtgtgtgtatgtgacgtcagtgagtgagtggaaTAGTGACGAGAGCAAGCGGTAGTACGGATGCGCAACAGTAGTAGAAAATGGCGAATATGTCCACCAGAAATAAGAATAAACACTCGTCATTCTGACCCAAAAGCGGAGCTCAGCAGACCTATTGTCGGGTAAAGTGACGAGTATAATCTCCGAGGAAAACATTGGTTCTGGAGGGAACGTCtaccctgcgctcctcgactacggtctgggattGGGAGCAGAACAGCAGAAAAAGTGTAACGCTCATTAATTGATACTGTtatgtgattggctgttagcgtgtccatcccattgctcagtgacacttccaATTTCCTGTTCTCTGCGTTTCTAAAGCGCAATGACTTCATGAAACGAATCTTGCTTCATCATTTCTGGTTTCTTCTGATGAAAAAATATAAACATGAGATCGTATTATCGGTTTAGCCCCAGTCTCCAGACAATTCCTTTGATTTCATGCTTAATTTGTGCTTTGCCATTCACGGTCAAGCGTGGGACCTGATACCGTATATAGACAcgtgtgtgcctttccaaatcatgtccaaccaactgaatttaccacaggCAGACTTCAATAAAGATGTAAGGATatctcaaggatgatcagttgaaacaggatgcaCCTGAGCTCACTTTTGAACTTCATGGCAACGGCTGTGAGTACTTATGTGATttcttaaatttgatttattgtcAATACGTttacaaaactttaaaaaaaattaataataaaaaaaagttttcacataatggtgtattgtgtgtagaattttgaggaaaaaaatgattatttttccattttggaataaggttttaaaataaagtgTGGGGAAAACGGAAGCACtgtcagtacttttctaaattgcACTGTATATTTTGGTGAAGGTTGATTGTATACAtgagtgtatttatgtatatgtgcatgtgcatgaatgtatgtatatttatacagtgaacgtgcgtgtggatgtatgtaccgtgtgtgcatgtatgtttgAATGtacgtacagtcgtggtcaaaagtttgtgaaggacatcatgtcatagctgtcttgagtttctaataatttctacaactcttatttttttctgatagagcgattggagcacatacttgttcgtcacaaaaaacaatcatgaagttaattttttttattgaatttattatgtgtctacagaaaatgtgaccaaatctgctgtgtcAGAAGTATATATACAGCTACATAcatgatcaattttggtgatgtagcaaagttacaatcaaatcaaattagctttgtggcatggcctcttaacttcatgtgaatGATTAtaattgacgacacctgttgacttctctgagctcATTTATATAGGGCTAATGTAATTAGACCCGTTTACAAACCGGACAATGGGAAaatcaaaggaactcagcacatctctgaaaaaacaaatcattgacttgaacaagtcaggaaagtcacttggagccatttcaaagcagcttaaggtctcaagagcaactgtgcagacaattgtttgtaagtataaagtgcatggcacagttttgatcaggaagaaaacacaagctatcacctgctgctgagagaaaattggtcaagatgatcaagagtcaaccaagAACCACCCAAAAGCAGATATGTAATACATTGGAAGCTTCTGGGACACAGGTGAGTGTCCAtggtcaagcgtgttttgcattgccatggactgagaggccactacgcaagaaggaagcccttgctccagaagcgacaccttaaggctcaTCTAAAGTTTAAACTTTTAAGTGTTTAAAgcataaaaccttctggaggaaaggtttgtggtcaaatgaaacaaaaatttagctgtctgGCCACAATAATCAGCAATATgggaaaggaatggctaaatcaggttagaattaaggtttcagaatggtcttcccaaagtcttgacttaaatgtgtggacaatgctaaagaaacatgtcagaaa from Nerophis ophidion isolate RoL-2023_Sa linkage group LG07, RoL_Noph_v1.0, whole genome shotgun sequence includes these protein-coding regions:
- the nfu1 gene encoding NFU1 iron-sulfur cluster scaffold homolog, mitochondrial, which encodes MAGTRQFGSFLAVSARLLRPGLQSGGFHWLSQDTVVKSRFPQNPHWVVPERSMFVQTQDTPNPNSLKFLPGRIVMESGTMNFDGPRDAYTSPLARQLFRIDGVKSVFLGPDFITITKTDANLEWKVIKPDVFAAIMDFFTSGLPVVNEDAKPSEDTAPSDDDDEVVAMIKELLDTRIRPTVQEDGGDVVFRGFEDGVVKLKLQGSCTSCPSSIITLKSGIQNMLQFYVPEVESVEQVKEEEEAAQV